A single Calidifontibacter indicus DNA region contains:
- the dnaK gene encoding molecular chaperone DnaK: protein MARAVGIDLGTTNSAVAVLEGNDPEIIANAEGGRTTPSVVAFAKNGDVLVGEIAKRQAVTNVDRTIRSVKRHMGTDWTTEIDGKKYTPQEISARILMKLKRDAESYLGEKVTDAVITVPAYFDDAERQATKEAGEIAGLNVLRIVNEPTAAALAYGLDKGKEDELILVFDLGGGTFDVSLLEVGKDPEDGFSTIQVRATSGDNKLGGDDWDERIVNHLLTSVKNQTGVDLSKDKIAMQRLRDAAEQAKKELSSSTSTNISLQYLSMGENGPIHLDESLSRAQFEQMTKDLLERTKTPFQNVIKDAGISVGDIDHVVLVGGSTRMPAVAEVVKELTGGKEPNKSVNPDEVVAVGAALQAGVLKGERKDVLLIDVTPLSLGIETKGGLFTKLIERNSAIPTKRTEVFSTAEDNQPSVDIQVFQGEREMAKMNKPLGNFELSGIAPAPRGIPQIEVTFDIDANGIVHVSAKDRGTGKEASIQITGGSALPKEDIDRMIKEAEEHAAEDAKRREATEARNTAENLVYSTEKFLTDNGDKIPADTKSEVETATQELKDALKDENTSPEDISAKTKNLSDVSQKMGAAMYAAQGEGAEGEAPQADTTAGGDDVVDAEVVDDDESDAK from the coding sequence ATGGCTCGTGCGGTAGGTATCGACCTCGGCACCACCAACTCGGCCGTTGCCGTCCTCGAGGGCAACGACCCGGAGATCATCGCGAACGCCGAGGGTGGCCGCACCACGCCGTCCGTCGTGGCGTTCGCCAAGAACGGCGACGTCCTCGTCGGCGAGATCGCCAAGCGACAGGCGGTGACCAACGTCGACCGCACCATCCGTTCGGTCAAGCGCCACATGGGCACCGACTGGACCACCGAGATCGACGGCAAGAAGTACACGCCGCAGGAGATCTCGGCCCGCATCCTGATGAAGCTCAAGCGCGACGCCGAGTCCTACCTCGGCGAGAAGGTCACCGACGCGGTCATCACCGTGCCGGCGTACTTCGACGACGCCGAGCGTCAGGCCACCAAGGAGGCCGGTGAGATCGCAGGCCTCAACGTGCTGCGCATCGTCAACGAGCCGACCGCGGCTGCTCTCGCCTACGGCCTCGACAAGGGCAAGGAAGACGAGCTCATCCTCGTCTTCGACCTCGGTGGTGGCACCTTCGACGTCTCGCTGCTCGAGGTCGGGAAGGACCCCGAGGACGGCTTCAGCACCATCCAGGTGCGCGCCACCAGCGGTGACAACAAGCTCGGTGGTGACGACTGGGACGAGCGCATCGTCAACCACCTGCTCACCTCGGTGAAGAACCAGACCGGTGTCGATCTGTCCAAGGACAAGATCGCCATGCAGCGTCTGCGCGACGCCGCGGAGCAGGCGAAGAAGGAACTGTCGTCCTCCACGTCCACCAACATCTCGCTGCAGTACCTCAGCATGGGTGAGAACGGCCCGATCCACCTGGACGAGTCGCTGTCCCGTGCGCAGTTCGAGCAGATGACCAAGGACCTCCTGGAGCGCACCAAGACCCCGTTCCAGAACGTCATCAAGGACGCCGGCATCTCCGTGGGCGACATCGACCACGTCGTGCTGGTCGGTGGTTCGACCCGTATGCCGGCCGTGGCCGAGGTCGTCAAGGAGCTCACCGGCGGTAAGGAGCCCAACAAGAGCGTCAACCCCGACGAGGTCGTCGCCGTCGGCGCCGCCCTGCAGGCCGGTGTGCTCAAGGGCGAGCGCAAGGATGTCCTGCTGATCGACGTCACCCCGCTGTCTCTGGGTATCGAGACCAAGGGTGGCCTGTTCACCAAGCTGATCGAGCGCAACTCCGCGATTCCGACCAAGCGCACCGAGGTGTTCTCGACGGCCGAGGACAACCAGCCGTCCGTCGACATCCAGGTGTTCCAGGGCGAGCGTGAGATGGCGAAGATGAACAAGCCGCTCGGCAACTTCGAGCTCTCCGGCATTGCCCCGGCCCCCCGTGGCATCCCGCAGATCGAGGTCACCTTCGACATCGACGCCAACGGCATCGTGCACGTCTCGGCCAAGGACCGCGGCACCGGCAAGGAGGCCTCGATCCAGATCACCGGTGGTTCGGCCCTCCCCAAGGAGGACATCGACCGCATGATCAAGGAGGCCGAGGAGCACGCCGCCGAGGACGCCAAGCGTCGCGAGGCCACCGAGGCGCGAAACACCGCCGAGAACCTCGTCTACTCGACCGAGAAGTTCCTCACCGACAACGGTGACAAGATCCCGGCCGACACCAAGTCGGAGGTCGAGACCGCGACGCAGGAGCTCAAGGACGCGCTGAAGGACGAGAACACCTCGCCGGAGGACATCTCGGCCAAGACCAAGAACCTCTCGGACGTCTCGCAGAAGATGGGTGCGGCGATGTACGCGGCCCAGGGCGAGGGTGCCGAGGGTGAGGCCCCGCAGGCCGACACCACCGCCGGTGGCGACGACGTGGTCGACGCCGAGGTTGTCGACGACGACGAGTCGGACGCCAAGTGA
- a CDS encoding nucleotide exchange factor GrpE: MTDEQVGSSQEEPTGPVVRDKRRIDPETGDLRSADAKQQEENIVSDQNSGSQSEPVVEADGGDSAFGGGVGDELPGREAEQSAEQGARTGVDEGASSDVNTEAVNDDAQPVADAPTAGSDVHPDTALAAERLADLQRLQAEYVNYKRRVDRDREQLRNNALAGFVESLLPVLDEIHLARQHGDLAEGTPFAKIAEKLDGILGKYGLSSFGEAGDAFDPMHHEALMHVEAEVPEGSEGTTVVQVMQPGYKVGERVVRPARVAVADPQ, translated from the coding sequence GTGACCGACGAGCAGGTGGGCTCCTCGCAGGAGGAGCCCACCGGCCCGGTCGTCCGTGACAAGCGCAGAATCGACCCTGAGACGGGCGACCTGCGCAGCGCGGACGCCAAGCAGCAGGAGGAGAACATCGTGAGTGACCAGAACTCCGGCTCGCAGTCCGAGCCGGTCGTCGAGGCCGACGGTGGCGACAGCGCCTTCGGCGGCGGGGTCGGCGACGAGCTGCCCGGCCGTGAAGCCGAGCAGAGTGCCGAGCAGGGCGCCCGCACCGGCGTCGACGAAGGGGCGAGCTCCGACGTCAACACCGAGGCCGTCAACGACGACGCCCAGCCGGTGGCCGACGCGCCGACCGCAGGGTCCGATGTCCACCCGGACACCGCGCTCGCGGCGGAGCGACTGGCCGATCTGCAGCGACTGCAGGCCGAGTACGTCAACTACAAGCGGCGCGTCGACCGCGACCGGGAACAGTTACGCAACAACGCTCTTGCCGGGTTCGTCGAGTCGCTGCTGCCGGTGCTCGACGAGATCCACCTGGCTCGTCAGCACGGTGATCTGGCCGAAGGCACCCCCTTCGCGAAGATCGCCGAGAAGCTCGACGGCATTCTCGGCAAGTACGGCCTGTCCAGCTTCGGCGAAGCCGGTGACGCCTTCGACCCGATGCACCACGAGGCCTTGATGCACGTCGAGGCCGAGGTGCCCGAGGGCAGCGAGGGCACCACCGTCGTGCAGGTCATGCAGCCCGGTTACAAGGTCGGCGAGCGCGTCGTCCGTCCGGCCCGTGTGGCGGTCGCCGACCCTCAGTGA
- a CDS encoding DnaJ C-terminal domain-containing protein, whose amino-acid sequence MASQDWLEKDFYKILGVSQDASDAEIKKAYRKLARQYHPDKNPGDTAAEQKFKDIGEAHSVLGDKDKRAEYDNIRAMVGGGARFTAGGPGAGAGAAGFEDLFGSMFGGGGAGGFSSGGGQSINLDDILGQFGAQAGRGGGFPGGGYGAPAKGRDVRARITLSFRQAVEGDTVTLTTGDGSTVKTRIPAGVKDGQTIRLAGKGSPGPGGNGDLLLEVSVAPHPVFGREGNDLTVDLPVTFAEAVLGATVSVPTLDGSTVKVKIPPGTQAGRVLRVKGRGVPAKSGTGNLLAKVQIVVPTDLSDEDKETLARIAEQRGGDPRADLIRKAAQ is encoded by the coding sequence ATGGCGAGTCAGGACTGGCTGGAGAAGGACTTCTACAAGATCCTCGGTGTGTCGCAGGACGCCTCCGACGCCGAGATCAAGAAGGCCTATCGCAAGCTCGCCCGGCAGTACCACCCCGACAAGAACCCGGGTGACACTGCCGCGGAGCAGAAGTTCAAGGACATCGGCGAGGCCCACTCGGTGCTCGGCGACAAGGACAAGCGCGCGGAGTACGACAACATCCGCGCGATGGTCGGCGGCGGTGCCCGGTTCACCGCCGGAGGCCCCGGCGCCGGCGCCGGCGCGGCCGGTTTCGAAGACCTCTTCGGTTCGATGTTCGGTGGCGGCGGAGCCGGTGGGTTCTCCAGCGGCGGCGGCCAGAGCATCAACCTCGACGACATCCTCGGCCAGTTCGGCGCACAGGCCGGACGCGGCGGCGGGTTCCCCGGGGGCGGTTACGGCGCTCCCGCCAAGGGCCGTGACGTGCGCGCCCGCATCACCCTGAGTTTCCGCCAGGCGGTCGAGGGCGACACCGTCACCCTCACCACCGGCGACGGCAGCACCGTGAAGACCCGCATTCCCGCGGGTGTGAAGGACGGTCAGACGATCCGGCTCGCCGGCAAGGGATCACCCGGCCCCGGCGGCAACGGCGACCTCCTGCTCGAGGTCTCGGTCGCGCCCCACCCCGTCTTCGGACGCGAGGGCAACGACCTCACCGTCGACCTGCCGGTCACCTTCGCCGAAGCCGTGCTCGGTGCCACCGTGTCGGTGCCGACGCTCGACGGGTCGACCGTCAAGGTGAAGATCCCCCCGGGCACCCAGGCCGGACGCGTTCTACGCGTCAAGGGGCGCGGCGTGCCCGCGAAGTCGGGCACCGGCAACCTGCTGGCGAAGGTGCAGATCGTCGTGCCCACCGACCTGTCGGACGAGGACAAGGAAACCTTGGCCCGCATTGCCGAGCAACGGGGCGGTGACCCCCGCGCCGACCTGATCCGCAAGGCAGCGCAATGA